A region from the Candidatus Gorgyraea atricola genome encodes:
- the rplT gene encoding 50S ribosomal protein L20 gives MARVKYGPASRARRKKVSKMAKGQRAGRSKWHRVTMESVNKALMYATRDRRVKKRTIRRLWILRISNACKDLGVSYSKFMKSLSDSKVSLNRKILADLAVNDRPVFKKLVDATKKK, from the coding sequence GTGGCACGAGTAAAATATGGACCAGCATCGCGCGCACGCAGAAAAAAAGTTTCTAAGATGGCAAAGGGCCAGAGGGCTGGCAGGAGCAAGTGGCACAGAGTCACAATGGAGTCAGTCAATAAAGCCCTTATGTACGCCACTAGAGATAGGCGTGTGAAAAAAAGAACTATAAGAAGACTCTGGATTCTAAGGATATCCAATGCCTGTAAAGACCTTGGCGTATCTTACAGCAAATTCATGAAGTCCTTGTCAGATTCAAAGGTGAGTCTAAATAGGAAGATCCTGGCAGATCTAGCAGTGAATGATAGACCAGTTTTTAAGAAACTAGTAGACGCCACGAAAAAGAAATAA
- the rpmI gene encoding 50S ribosomal protein L35 → MPKLKTNKGAKKRLKLTKKGKLKGHKAGRRHLLTSKSSGRKRGLRKATIITGKVARRTKKLLPYG, encoded by the coding sequence ATGCCAAAGTTAAAGACGAACAAGGGCGCGAAGAAGCGTCTTAAATTAACAAAAAAGGGGAAACTCAAAGGTCATAAAGCAGGAAGAAGACATTTATTGACGTCTAAATCTTCTGGCCGCAAGCGCGGCTTAAGAAAGGCCACAATAATTACAGGAAAGGTAGCAAGAAGAACAAAGAAATTGTTACCGTACGGTTAA